A genomic segment from Amygdalobacter nucleatus encodes:
- the ileS gene encoding isoleucine--tRNA ligase, whose amino-acid sequence MYPKLNADMKFSEREEKRLQIWKQQNLAEKLLKLNSDGPDFTIYDGPPTANGKPHIGHILTRSIKDCIPRWKRMQGYNVAFKAGWDTHGLPVELEVEKELNLDGKGEIEDYGVANFIQKCKESVWRYKDLWQEMSERVAYSADMQHPYVNYENYYIESEWYLLQQIWQKGLLYKGHKILPYCPRCGTSLSSHEVAQGYKDVKENSVIVRFSLKNAENTYILAWTTTPWTLPSNAALCVNPDIDYVKVNMGDEFLYLAKARLESVLGEKDYTIVEEYKGSDLVGLEYEPLFPFAKDMVAKSKQKAWYVVSGDYVTVTDGTGIVHIAPAFGEDDAQIGRNFDLPTIQFVDLRGQLTPECGKFAGVFCKKADPMVIDDLQERSLLFAVLPFTHSYPHCWRCDTPLIYYARSGWFIAMTKVRDQLLKNNQSVNWLPENIKDGRFGNFLENVVDWALSRERYWGTPLPVWQCPDLHRYCIGSIAELKKMSPDCPDDIELHKPFIDSVHITCPECQQLMTRVPEVIDTWFDSGAMFFAQYHYPFENKEYFAKHFPADFISEAQDQTRGWFYSLLAISTLLRQQSPYKNVICLGLVLDKNGIKMSKHKGNVVQPQAILDGPGADAVRWYFYANSNPWLPSRFSLDTVTELQGKFMSTLWNTLAFYTLYAEIDKYDPFTAKSDVTLQPIDKWALSKLNSLVKKVNACLSEYQLTPAARSIQDFVDELSNWYVRRNRERFWASANDDSKLAAYRTLFTILETLSRLLAPFTPFLADEMWHVLYAPKAEGTYPESVHLATYPQADMSLIDLDLEKEMDLIRQLVNLGRSARNVSQVKNRQPLSEMRVVGLTGEEISAENQEQIKDELNVKLLVFQTDATDLLDYTFKPQLRLLGRRFGKELNDLKASLAKLNGTAAYAELKQNAYITVEVNDRQEKLTEEELLIESKQKAGLATVSEGALTVALNLELTPELEEEGLYREFVSKVQNLRKQRDYNVTDKISVKYASAAVIHSMLENYRQTIMFEIQANVLTEVKESELSKAEKFDLNGHTLLADIGVIA is encoded by the coding sequence ATGTATCCAAAGTTAAATGCTGATATGAAATTTTCCGAGCGCGAAGAGAAAAGATTGCAAATATGGAAACAGCAAAATTTAGCTGAAAAGTTATTAAAATTAAATTCAGATGGTCCTGATTTTACAATTTACGATGGACCTCCAACAGCTAATGGTAAGCCTCATATAGGCCATATCCTGACCCGTTCAATCAAAGATTGCATTCCACGTTGGAAGCGTATGCAAGGCTACAATGTAGCTTTCAAAGCTGGCTGGGACACACATGGTCTGCCGGTTGAATTAGAGGTTGAGAAAGAACTCAATTTGGATGGTAAGGGTGAAATTGAGGATTATGGTGTCGCTAATTTCATTCAGAAGTGTAAAGAGAGTGTCTGGCGTTACAAAGATCTTTGGCAAGAGATGTCAGAGCGTGTAGCTTATTCAGCTGATATGCAGCATCCTTATGTCAATTATGAAAATTATTACATTGAGTCTGAGTGGTATTTATTACAACAGATTTGGCAGAAAGGGCTTCTTTATAAAGGCCATAAGATTTTGCCATATTGTCCACGTTGTGGCACATCTCTGTCCAGTCATGAGGTAGCTCAAGGTTACAAAGATGTCAAAGAAAACTCAGTCATTGTGCGCTTTAGTTTGAAAAATGCTGAGAATACCTATATTTTGGCTTGGACGACAACTCCTTGGACCCTGCCATCTAATGCTGCTTTGTGCGTAAATCCTGATATTGATTATGTCAAAGTTAATATGGGGGATGAGTTCCTTTATTTAGCTAAGGCACGTTTAGAGTCGGTATTAGGCGAAAAAGACTATACAATTGTTGAAGAATACAAAGGTAGCGACTTAGTTGGCTTAGAATATGAGCCTTTGTTCCCATTTGCTAAAGATATGGTAGCTAAGTCCAAGCAAAAAGCTTGGTATGTCGTATCTGGCGATTATGTAACAGTTACAGATGGTACAGGTATTGTTCATATTGCACCTGCCTTTGGTGAAGATGATGCCCAAATCGGTCGCAATTTTGACTTGCCGACTATTCAATTTGTCGACTTGAGAGGTCAATTAACTCCAGAATGTGGTAAATTTGCAGGCGTTTTCTGTAAAAAAGCAGATCCAATGGTGATTGATGATTTGCAAGAGCGCAGTTTGTTGTTTGCTGTTTTGCCATTTACACACAGTTATCCACATTGCTGGCGTTGCGATACACCGTTGATTTACTATGCTCGTAGTGGCTGGTTTATCGCTATGACCAAAGTCAGAGATCAATTGTTGAAGAATAATCAGTCAGTTAATTGGCTACCTGAAAATATTAAAGATGGTCGTTTTGGCAATTTCTTGGAGAATGTAGTTGACTGGGCTTTGTCACGAGAACGTTATTGGGGTACACCATTGCCAGTTTGGCAGTGTCCTGATCTACATCGCTATTGTATTGGTAGCATTGCTGAACTCAAAAAAATGTCACCCGATTGTCCTGATGATATTGAGTTACATAAGCCATTTATCGATTCTGTGCATATAACTTGCCCTGAATGTCAACAATTGATGACAAGAGTGCCTGAAGTTATCGATACATGGTTCGATTCTGGTGCGATGTTCTTTGCCCAGTACCATTATCCATTTGAAAATAAAGAATACTTTGCTAAACATTTCCCAGCTGACTTTATTTCAGAAGCACAAGATCAGACGCGTGGCTGGTTCTATTCACTTTTGGCAATATCTACTTTGTTGCGGCAGCAAAGCCCATACAAGAATGTCATTTGCTTAGGCTTAGTTTTGGATAAAAACGGCATTAAGATGAGTAAGCATAAGGGCAATGTTGTGCAACCACAAGCAATTTTGGATGGACCTGGTGCTGATGCTGTACGTTGGTATTTCTATGCCAACTCCAATCCTTGGCTACCTAGCCGCTTTAGTTTGGATACAGTGACTGAATTGCAAGGTAAGTTTATGAGTACCTTGTGGAATACTTTGGCTTTCTACACACTTTATGCAGAGATTGACAAGTATGATCCATTCACAGCTAAGAGTGATGTGACCTTGCAACCAATTGATAAATGGGCTTTGAGTAAGTTGAATAGCTTAGTTAAGAAAGTTAATGCTTGTTTGTCTGAATATCAATTAACACCAGCAGCTCGTTCGATTCAAGACTTTGTTGATGAGCTTAGTAACTGGTACGTTAGACGTAATCGTGAACGTTTCTGGGCTAGTGCAAATGATGATTCTAAGTTGGCAGCTTATCGGACCTTATTCACAATCTTGGAAACTTTGAGCCGCTTGTTAGCTCCATTTACGCCTTTCTTGGCTGATGAAATGTGGCATGTACTTTATGCACCAAAGGCTGAGGGTACTTATCCAGAATCAGTTCATTTGGCAACTTACCCACAAGCTGATATGAGTTTGATTGATCTTGACTTAGAGAAAGAGATGGATTTAATCAGACAATTAGTTAATTTGGGTCGTTCAGCTCGTAACGTTTCACAAGTTAAGAACAGACAACCACTCTCTGAGATGCGAGTAGTTGGTTTGACTGGTGAGGAAATTAGTGCTGAGAACCAAGAGCAAATCAAGGATGAGTTGAATGTGAAGTTGCTTGTCTTCCAAACAGATGCAACAGATTTACTTGACTATACATTTAAGCCACAGTTACGTCTGTTAGGTCGCCGTTTTGGTAAAGAACTTAATGACTTAAAAGCTAGTTTGGCTAAATTGAATGGAACAGCTGCTTATGCAGAGCTTAAGCAAAATGCTTATATCACAGTTGAAGTTAATGACCGTCAAGAGAAATTAACTGAAGAAGAATTGTTGATTGAAAGTAAGCAGAAAGCAGGCTTAGCTACAGTTAGTGAGGGTGCATTGACAGTTGCACTCAACCTAGAATTAACACCTGAATTGGAAGAAGAGGGCTTGTATCGCGAGTTTGTGTCCAAGGTACAGAATTTGCGTAAACAGCGTGATTACAACGTCACAGACAAAATTAGTGTTAAGTATGCTAGCGCTGCTGTAATTCATTCCATGTT
- a CDS encoding methylglyoxal synthase encodes MRIILLADSRKNELLINFCIAYKQLLKRHQLLSTLNLARLLEENVGLSVTGVPSDIVGGLGQLTQRVSYNEIDAVIHLRDSKQGGAEYLKYSQSLLDICDINSIPYASNIATAEVLILAIDRGDLDWRELVH; translated from the coding sequence ATGAGGATTATTTTATTAGCAGACAGTCGTAAAAATGAGTTGTTAATTAATTTTTGCATTGCTTATAAACAGTTGTTGAAACGACATCAACTATTGTCTACTTTGAATCTGGCACGTTTGCTAGAAGAGAATGTTGGCTTGAGTGTAACAGGTGTGCCAAGTGATATTGTTGGTGGCTTAGGTCAATTGACGCAAAGAGTTAGTTACAACGAGATAGATGCTGTGATTCATTTGCGTGATAGTAAGCAAGGTGGCGCTGAATACTTGAAATATAGTCAGAGTTTGCTTGATATTTGTGATATCAACAGTATTCCATACGCAAGTAATATCGCTACAGCTGAAGTCTTGATTTTAGCAATTGATCGTGGTGACTTAGATTGGCGTGAACTTGTCCACTAA
- the radC gene encoding RadC family protein, with amino-acid sequence MFTLAELNVSERPYEKLQIAGSTYLTNAELLAIILQSGKKGQSSLDLAANLLANEMVGHNLRQLANLEVNDLLEIKGIGLAKAARILACVELAKRIWQSKPINTRLILDTPEAIYKFILPRLQHGKEMIFALDLDCHLQLLHISTIAIGRLDEANFDAREVLRLALRYNAKSVILVHNHPSGEVLASEADCLTTERLAKLLANCAVSLQDHVIVTEHSYLSLYEERRELFEA; translated from the coding sequence GTGTTTACATTAGCCGAACTTAATGTAAGCGAGCGCCCTTATGAGAAATTGCAAATAGCAGGTAGTACTTATCTAACTAATGCTGAATTATTAGCTATTATTTTGCAATCTGGGAAAAAGGGCCAATCTAGCCTTGATCTGGCTGCTAATTTACTGGCCAATGAGATGGTTGGCCACAACCTTCGTCAATTAGCCAACTTGGAGGTGAATGACTTACTTGAAATTAAGGGCATAGGCCTAGCAAAAGCCGCTCGCATATTAGCGTGTGTAGAGTTAGCCAAACGTATCTGGCAAAGTAAACCGATTAATACTAGATTGATTTTGGATACACCAGAAGCTATCTACAAATTTATATTACCGAGATTGCAGCATGGGAAGGAAATGATTTTCGCGCTTGACCTAGATTGTCATTTGCAACTATTACATATAAGCACTATTGCAATTGGCAGATTAGATGAGGCCAATTTTGACGCCCGGGAAGTGTTACGCTTAGCTTTGCGCTACAATGCTAAAAGTGTTATACTCGTACACAATCATCCAAGCGGCGAAGTATTGGCAAGTGAGGCTGATTGTTTAACGACAGAGAGGCTGGCAAAACTCTTAGCCAATTGCGCTGTTAGTTTGCAGGATCATGTGATTGTGACAGAGCATTCTTATCTCAGTTTGTACGAAGAGAGAAGAGAGCTTTTTGAGGCTTGA
- the asnS gene encoding asparagine--tRNA ligase: MLKYNVEVKQLMLNPKQYADKECVVSGWARTIRDQKAFAFIALQDGSYQQPLQLVVNRENVANYDELVHQGTGTAYTARGKIVLTPNAKQPLEMQVKEIVLVGDCPSDFPLQPKRHTVEYLRTIPHLRMRTNLLQAVFRVRSEAAFAIHEFFHSRDFLYIHTPLITTNDAEGAGEMFQVTSLDLNNLPLNEAGKVDYTQDFFNKKTYLTVTGQLHAEAFAQCFKNVYTFGPTFRAENSNTTRHAAEFWMIEPEISFADIEDAMNLAEDMLKHIIKRVLERCPSEMQMFNQFVDKGLLERLEHVANSNFARITYTEAIDLLKKADKKFKYAVDWGCDIQTEHERYLSEEVFKSPVFVTDYPADIKAFYMRQNEDGKTVAAFDCLVPGVGEIVGGSQREERLERLEQAYLNKDLNVADYAWYNDLRRFGSTPHAGYGLGFERILMYLTGVSNIRDVELFPRTAGNAMY, encoded by the coding sequence ATGCTGAAGTACAATGTTGAAGTAAAGCAATTGATGTTAAATCCCAAACAGTATGCTGACAAGGAATGTGTTGTTAGCGGTTGGGCTAGGACAATTCGTGATCAGAAAGCCTTTGCCTTTATCGCGTTACAAGACGGTAGCTATCAGCAACCTTTGCAGTTAGTTGTTAATCGTGAAAATGTAGCTAATTATGATGAGTTAGTTCATCAAGGTACAGGTACAGCTTATACAGCTCGTGGCAAAATTGTTTTGACACCGAACGCTAAGCAGCCACTTGAGATGCAAGTAAAAGAGATTGTACTCGTTGGTGATTGCCCAAGTGATTTCCCTTTGCAACCAAAGCGTCATACAGTTGAGTATTTGCGAACAATACCGCATTTACGTATGCGTACTAATTTGTTACAGGCTGTCTTTAGAGTGCGTAGCGAGGCTGCCTTTGCGATTCATGAATTTTTCCATAGCCGTGATTTCTTGTATATTCATACACCATTAATTACGACTAATGATGCTGAGGGTGCTGGTGAGATGTTCCAAGTCACAAGCTTAGATTTGAACAATTTGCCGCTGAATGAAGCTGGAAAAGTGGATTACACACAAGACTTTTTCAATAAGAAAACTTATTTGACAGTTACAGGTCAGTTGCACGCTGAGGCTTTTGCGCAATGCTTCAAAAATGTATATACATTTGGTCCAACTTTTAGAGCCGAAAATTCAAATACAACACGCCATGCAGCTGAATTTTGGATGATCGAGCCTGAAATTAGTTTTGCTGATATTGAAGATGCGATGAATTTGGCTGAGGATATGTTGAAACATATCATTAAACGTGTTTTAGAGCGTTGCCCATCTGAGATGCAAATGTTCAATCAATTTGTTGATAAGGGCTTACTTGAACGCTTAGAGCATGTTGCTAACAGTAATTTCGCACGTATTACTTATACAGAAGCAATTGATCTTCTGAAAAAAGCAGATAAGAAGTTCAAATATGCTGTTGATTGGGGCTGCGATATTCAGACAGAACATGAGCGCTATTTATCTGAGGAAGTATTTAAGTCACCTGTATTCGTGACAGACTATCCAGCTGATATTAAAGCTTTCTATATGCGCCAGAATGAGGATGGTAAGACTGTGGCAGCGTTCGATTGCCTAGTGCCAGGCGTAGGTGAGATTGTAGGCGGTTCACAGCGTGAAGAACGCTTGGAGCGTTTAGAGCAAGCTTATCTGAATAAGGACTTGAATGTTGCTGACTATGCTTGGTATAACGATTTGCGCCGTTTCGGTTCAACTCCGCATGCTGGTTATGGCCTTGGCTTTGAGCGTATATTGATGTACTTAACAGGTGTATCCAATATTCGTGATGTTGAGCTTTTCCCACGTACAGCTGGTAACGCAATGTATTAA
- a CDS encoding SEC-C metal-binding domain-containing protein, with amino-acid sequence MSFYDDWMKKSEDISDMTKYQNYMREYYELEQKAYDSILSAYPENENLTHGTVTELSEKLGFGKKFDIFTGFLEGINSSLKQPIDVKNVTAETEIALDIDYRNLLYNMHGAKATWLFKLDSWKSVLSAEEISEIGKNYRREHIAVSEKVGRNDPCSCNSGKKYKNCCMHKEQEQA; translated from the coding sequence ATGTCTTTTTACGATGATTGGATGAAGAAGAGCGAAGATATTAGTGATATGACTAAATATCAAAACTATATGCGTGAATACTATGAGTTAGAGCAGAAGGCTTATGATAGTATTTTGAGTGCTTATCCTGAGAATGAAAACTTAACTCATGGTACAGTAACTGAGTTGAGCGAAAAGCTTGGCTTCGGTAAGAAGTTTGATATTTTTACGGGCTTTTTGGAAGGTATTAATTCCAGTTTGAAGCAGCCAATTGATGTTAAGAATGTAACTGCTGAAACAGAAATTGCTTTGGATATTGATTACAGAAACTTGCTTTACAATATGCACGGTGCTAAAGCAACTTGGCTTTTCAAGTTAGATTCCTGGAAGAGCGTGTTGAGCGCTGAGGAGATTTCAGAGATTGGTAAGAATTATCGCCGTGAACATATTGCTGTTAGCGAAAAAGTCGGTCGTAATGACCCTTGCTCATGCAACTCTGGCAAGAAATACAAGAATTGCTGCATGCACAAGGAACAAGAACAGGCTTAA
- the holA gene encoding DNA polymerase III subunit delta, translating into MAYTKKQTTNSFNLYQTAVKAIQAEQFKLLYVLAGEERFLVSAALEKLKVQLGLASDLKSEIDAHVIDIDAKTSNLDWPSITSECQMPPFMAKKRLLLIKQSKLFQQALGVEKQAAWQTFMQALCQSKACVCVFLEDKIDQRLKHCQALSKSQDCAIYNFSYVEQPVLAVWLANELKKLGLKITNSALTSLLERSNCELFVLQNELRKLKLYCQANNLTAIDMNVVDQLLQRDMKADIFDLLDAVSAKNLAKAKAIMSILQANKQVFLVTLLLLGRHMRELLVAKTRPDLLTASPWKVNKLKAQARQFTAQELSDMIRFCADCDTVYKSSYTDELALSDLLLAKLVKTDLDIKFAELAI; encoded by the coding sequence ATGGCTTACACGAAAAAACAAACTACAAACAGTTTTAATTTGTATCAGACAGCTGTTAAAGCGATACAAGCTGAACAGTTTAAGCTGCTTTACGTCTTAGCCGGTGAGGAGCGTTTCTTAGTTTCCGCTGCCTTAGAAAAATTAAAGGTGCAGCTTGGTTTAGCTTCTGATTTAAAGTCAGAGATTGATGCCCATGTTATAGACATTGATGCTAAAACAAGCAATCTTGATTGGCCTAGTATCACAAGTGAATGCCAGATGCCCCCATTTATGGCCAAAAAGAGATTGCTGTTGATTAAGCAGAGTAAGTTGTTTCAGCAAGCTTTAGGTGTTGAGAAACAGGCAGCGTGGCAAACTTTTATGCAAGCTTTATGTCAGAGCAAAGCTTGTGTTTGCGTGTTTTTAGAAGATAAAATTGATCAACGGCTTAAACACTGTCAGGCTCTTAGCAAAAGTCAAGATTGTGCCATCTATAATTTTTCTTATGTTGAGCAGCCAGTATTAGCTGTTTGGTTAGCAAACGAGCTTAAGAAGTTAGGCTTGAAAATCACTAATTCTGCACTTACTTCATTGTTGGAGCGAAGCAATTGTGAGCTGTTTGTTTTGCAGAATGAATTGCGTAAGCTTAAGCTGTATTGCCAGGCTAATAATTTGACGGCAATAGACATGAACGTTGTTGACCAGCTTTTACAACGTGACATGAAAGCAGATATTTTCGATTTGCTAGATGCAGTTAGTGCAAAGAATTTAGCTAAAGCCAAAGCAATCATGAGCATTTTGCAAGCTAACAAACAAGTTTTTTTGGTGACACTATTACTTCTAGGGCGCCATATGCGTGAACTTTTAGTAGCAAAAACAAGACCAGATTTATTGACCGCTAGTCCTTGGAAAGTGAACAAATTAAAAGCGCAAGCTCGTCAATTTACAGCTCAGGAATTAAGCGATATGATTCGGTTTTGTGCTGACTGTGATACAGTATACAAGAGCTCTTATACGGATGAATTAGCACTGAGTGATCTTCTTTTAGCTAAGCTGGTCAAAACAGATTTAGATATAAAATTTGCAGAATTAGCAATTTGA
- a CDS encoding ComEC/Rec2 family competence protein — MEPYKYAKQSLVYILALYLKFSYAPFALAVIAYALTIINFAGSFSIKQSLSLGSLMLLLALSLQFVAMYVTRCKAGFNWQFGLYLACLQILCFSFLTWRYFNDLTEQRQLIEPYISNYNRTVSSEFQSAILGELKSAKRLTGHFYHQSLDLAKQFPFLQTEKWHLTIKTKVLTTSLLQTRQYGTKQCIAQTPNRLRLQLVFPNSSFSKLTTAYLKAGDYLEVQGSLEAPPNALTADGFDARRYLASKGIYLILQVKSWKTIDPSQLSWPNRLLKSLVSLQNMHYYWQQLLRHSLNEEDAGLAQAVSLANGNYLAKRDKSAFQTAGIIHALVASGQHVNYLLALIFLLVEASPFTWYKRQILALCLLAFLACFYLTEIAFWRAILQYVLLQISHLSGRNLNKFKLASLANFFLLAWQPYLISNISFHLSLLACLTLYCLQVIMFRQRKQKANGSQSKLIANLTSKSANKARRYYPHSLTDFYRAKQQKQTNYWYAFLKNLMNSRISQASLIVLVIQLVYSLFNLLNDELSLAKILANSLILPILVYLALLFNSLNIVNALAYLCSLPIYRVIGELLKFSLDFLRQALAWVNCFSSYKVSNKQLFSAGLMLMLTYLFRQYYIAKLPIKRSVFKWRFISLLSLAFCLGICYLFNLTIYSLHFLAVGQGDACVIQYWQALQKHYCLIDGGEAKNFSTIRDFMQAQAVRTFDLAIISHFDSDHYGGIFNLAKAGQVKAIICSKPLANSEKFVVYQELSTICQAKQIELVALPRLKLDRLPDIVLNKRLKLHFIQVKSYSEQENDYSLGLYLSFNKQNIALFTGDISKEAENDWLAHKLVQAAPILKVAHHGSKGSTCDEFLDCVRPKLAVISCAFSNTYRHPRREVIDRLNRHKVFALRTDLQGKITIKQNIFGRLLVRPSLNYWHWTGYLDAWKAHALFRSS, encoded by the coding sequence ATGGAACCATATAAGTATGCGAAACAGAGCTTAGTTTATATTTTAGCTTTGTATCTTAAATTCAGCTATGCGCCATTTGCTTTAGCCGTAATAGCTTATGCATTGACGATCATTAATTTTGCAGGAAGTTTTTCAATCAAGCAAAGCCTTAGCTTAGGCAGCTTGATGCTCTTACTAGCTTTGAGTTTGCAATTTGTTGCTATGTACGTTACTAGATGTAAGGCAGGCTTTAATTGGCAATTTGGCCTTTATTTAGCCTGCTTACAGATTTTGTGCTTTAGCTTTTTAACTTGGCGTTATTTTAATGATCTGACAGAGCAGCGCCAATTAATTGAACCATATATTAGTAACTATAATCGTACGGTTTCAAGTGAGTTTCAATCAGCCATCTTAGGTGAGCTAAAATCAGCCAAACGCTTAACGGGACATTTCTATCATCAAAGTCTAGATTTAGCTAAACAATTTCCCTTTTTACAAACTGAGAAATGGCATTTAACAATTAAGACCAAGGTCTTAACTACCAGCTTGTTACAGACTAGGCAATACGGAACTAAGCAATGTATCGCGCAAACTCCAAACAGATTAAGGCTACAATTGGTCTTTCCTAATTCTAGTTTTAGCAAGTTGACAACAGCTTATTTGAAAGCTGGTGATTATTTGGAGGTACAAGGAAGCTTAGAAGCGCCCCCAAATGCTCTGACAGCTGACGGCTTTGATGCTAGGCGCTATTTAGCAAGCAAAGGTATTTACTTAATTTTGCAAGTTAAAAGTTGGAAGACAATTGACCCTAGTCAATTAAGTTGGCCTAATCGTTTGCTTAAGTCGTTAGTAAGCTTACAAAATATGCATTATTACTGGCAACAACTTTTAAGACATAGCCTAAATGAAGAAGATGCGGGCTTAGCACAAGCTGTGAGCTTAGCCAACGGCAATTATTTAGCGAAAAGAGATAAATCAGCATTTCAAACAGCTGGTATTATTCATGCGCTTGTAGCATCTGGCCAGCACGTTAATTATTTGCTTGCGCTTATTTTTTTATTGGTCGAGGCCAGCCCTTTTACATGGTACAAACGGCAAATTCTAGCTCTCTGTTTGCTAGCGTTCTTAGCTTGCTTTTATCTCACAGAGATAGCTTTTTGGCGAGCAATTTTGCAATATGTTTTATTGCAAATAAGCCATCTATCAGGCCGTAATTTGAACAAGTTCAAATTAGCTAGTTTGGCTAATTTTTTTCTCTTAGCCTGGCAACCGTATTTGATTAGTAATATCAGTTTCCATTTAAGTTTGTTAGCCTGCTTAACTTTATATTGTTTACAAGTAATAATGTTTAGGCAGCGTAAGCAAAAAGCTAATGGCTCTCAATCTAAACTCATAGCTAATTTAACTTCTAAATCGGCAAATAAGGCGAGACGCTATTATCCACACTCGCTGACAGACTTCTATCGGGCAAAACAACAAAAACAGACTAATTATTGGTATGCTTTCTTGAAAAATTTAATGAACAGTCGCATAAGTCAGGCTAGCTTGATTGTGCTTGTTATTCAGTTGGTATATAGCTTATTTAATCTGCTTAATGATGAGCTAAGTTTAGCCAAAATTTTAGCAAACAGTTTAATTTTACCTATTCTTGTGTATTTAGCCTTGCTATTTAACAGTCTCAATATAGTTAATGCTTTGGCTTATCTCTGTTCGCTTCCTATTTATAGAGTGATAGGTGAATTACTTAAATTTAGTTTAGACTTTTTAAGGCAAGCTTTGGCTTGGGTCAATTGCTTTTCTTCATACAAAGTCAGTAATAAACAGCTTTTTAGCGCCGGACTTATGCTTATGCTAACCTATCTTTTTAGGCAATATTACATAGCCAAATTGCCAATTAAGCGTTCAGTCTTTAAGTGGCGCTTTATTAGCCTGCTTAGCTTAGCTTTTTGTCTGGGCATATGCTATCTGTTTAACTTAACAATTTATAGTTTGCACTTTTTAGCAGTTGGTCAGGGGGATGCTTGTGTTATTCAATATTGGCAAGCTTTGCAGAAACATTATTGTTTAATTGATGGAGGTGAGGCTAAAAATTTTTCAACAATTCGTGATTTTATGCAGGCTCAGGCTGTGCGAACCTTTGATCTTGCAATTATTTCACATTTTGATAGTGACCATTATGGCGGTATTTTTAACTTAGCGAAAGCAGGTCAAGTTAAGGCAATTATTTGTAGTAAACCTTTAGCTAACAGTGAGAAGTTTGTTGTATATCAAGAATTAAGCACCATCTGTCAAGCTAAACAAATCGAATTAGTGGCTTTGCCACGGCTAAAGTTAGACAGATTACCTGATATAGTGTTGAATAAGCGACTAAAACTTCACTTTATTCAAGTGAAATCATACTCTGAGCAAGAAAATGATTACAGCCTTGGCCTTTATTTATCATTTAATAAGCAAAATATAGCTTTGTTTACAGGGGATATAAGCAAGGAGGCTGAGAATGATTGGCTAGCTCATAAACTAGTTCAAGCTGCACCGATACTTAAAGTAGCGCATCATGGTTCGAAAGGCAGTACATGTGATGAATTTTTGGATTGTGTTAGGCCCAAATTAGCTGTAATTTCCTGCGCTTTTAGCAATACTTATAGGCATCCACGTAGAGAGGTGATCGATCGCTTAAATAGACACAAAGTTTTTGCTTTAAGAACTGATTTACAGGGCAAAATAACCATCAAGCAAAACATTTTTGGTCGTTTACTAGTTAGACCAAGTTTAAATTATTGGCACTGGACAGGCTATCTTGACGCTTGGAAAGCACATGCTTTATTTAGAAGTAGCTGA
- the yihA gene encoding ribosome biogenesis GTP-binding protein YihA/YsxC, which produces MSQTFKQSEFIKSVYSLKELNLAPLPEIVLAGRSNAGKSTLINALTGRRALAKVSQKPGKTQAVNYFLIKDTDKASSKKLEFYLTDLPGYGYSVAGQNKQAEFSELTDNYLESGRSFALIILLLDIRHTPQASDLAMIEWLNYKNLPYIVVLNKADKLSKMQQKQALLNCQKLIQAPCFAISASKSSGLEDLLAYIRAMF; this is translated from the coding sequence ATGTCGCAAACATTTAAGCAAAGTGAATTTATTAAATCAGTTTATAGCCTAAAAGAGCTTAATTTGGCACCTTTACCAGAGATTGTCTTGGCAGGTCGCTCTAATGCTGGCAAATCAACTTTAATCAATGCTTTAACGGGCAGAAGGGCCTTGGCCAAAGTTAGTCAGAAGCCTGGTAAAACCCAAGCTGTCAATTATTTTTTAATCAAAGACACAGATAAAGCAAGCTCTAAAAAGTTGGAATTTTATCTAACTGACTTGCCAGGCTATGGTTATAGCGTAGCGGGTCAAAATAAACAGGCTGAATTTTCTGAATTAACAGATAATTACCTTGAATCAGGCCGCTCATTTGCTTTGATCATCTTGCTACTTGATATTCGCCATACGCCACAAGCTTCTGATTTAGCCATGATTGAGTGGTTAAATTATAAAAATCTGCCTTACATCGTTGTTCTCAATAAAGCAGATAAATTGAGCAAAATGCAACAGAAACAAGCTTTACTTAATTGCCAAAAACTTATACAGGCACCTTGTTTTGCTATTTCAGCTAGCAAATCAAGCGGATTAGAGGACTTATTAGCATATATCCGTGCAATGTTTTAA